One genomic segment of Luteimonas galliterrae includes these proteins:
- the rpsJ gene encoding 30S ribosomal protein S10 has translation MADQKIRIRLKAFDHRLIDRSASEIVETAKRTGAQVRGPIPLPTKIERYTVLVSPHVDKDARDQYETRTHKRVLDIVDPNDKTVDALMKLELAAGVDVQIKLT, from the coding sequence ATGGCGGACCAAAAGATCCGGATTCGGCTCAAGGCGTTCGATCATCGTTTGATCGACCGTTCGGCCAGCGAGATCGTAGAGACGGCCAAGCGGACCGGCGCGCAAGTGCGCGGCCCGATCCCGCTGCCGACCAAGATCGAGCGTTACACCGTTCTCGTCTCCCCGCATGTCGACAAAGACGCCCGCGACCAGTACGAGACCCGCACGCACAAGCGCGTGCTCGACATCGTCGACCCCAACGACAAGACCGTGGACGCGCTGATGAAGCTCGAACTCGCGGCGGGCGTCGACGTGCAGATCAAGCTGACCTGA
- the fusA gene encoding elongation factor G, giving the protein MARTTPIERYRNFGIMAHIDAGKTTTTERILFYTGVNHKIGEVHEGAATMDWMEQEQERGITITSAATTAFWKGMDKSLPEHRFNIIDTPGHVDFTIEVERSLRVLDGAVFVLCAVGGVQPQSETVWRQANKYSVPRLAFVNKMDRTGANFDKVVDQLKSRLGAYAVPMQVPIGAEEGFEGVVDLVKMKSIIWNMEDKGATFTYGEIPANLVETATAARNFMIEAAAEANETLMDKYLNGGDLTEEEIIAGIRERTLKVEVIPVYCGTAFKNKGVQAMLDAVVQLLPSPADRPPVKGIDEDEKEDTRPATDTAPFSALAFKIMTDPFVGSLTFFRVYSGTLNSGDQVYNPVKSKKERIGRILQMHANNREEIKEVRAGDIAAAVGLKDVTTGDTLCAGDHVITLERMVFPEPVISMAVEPKTKSDQEKMGLALGRLAQEDPSFRVRTDEESGQTIIAGMGELHLDIIVDRMRREFNVEANVGKPQVAYRETIRKSDVKSDYKHAKQSGGKGQYGHVVIELSPMTAEDRANPDVENDFLFVNDITGGVIPKEFIPAVEKGLRETITSGPLAGFPVVGIKTKLVFGSYHDVDSSEMAFKLAASMAFKEGFRKADPVLLEPMMKVEVVTPEEYVGDVMGDLSRRRGLLQGQDDTPSGKTINAMVPLGEMFGYATTIRSLTQGRATFTMEFDHYAEAPNNIAEAVIKKG; this is encoded by the coding sequence GTGGCTCGCACCACTCCCATCGAGCGTTACCGCAACTTCGGCATCATGGCCCACATCGACGCCGGCAAGACGACCACGACCGAGCGCATCCTGTTCTACACGGGTGTGAACCATAAGATCGGCGAAGTGCACGAAGGCGCCGCGACGATGGACTGGATGGAGCAGGAGCAGGAGCGCGGCATCACCATCACGTCCGCCGCGACGACCGCGTTCTGGAAGGGCATGGACAAATCCCTGCCCGAGCACCGCTTCAACATCATCGATACCCCCGGGCACGTCGACTTCACCATCGAAGTCGAGCGTTCCTTGCGCGTGCTCGACGGCGCCGTGTTCGTGCTGTGCGCCGTGGGCGGCGTGCAGCCGCAGTCCGAGACCGTGTGGCGCCAGGCCAACAAGTACTCGGTGCCGCGCCTTGCGTTCGTCAACAAGATGGACCGCACCGGCGCCAACTTCGACAAGGTCGTTGACCAGCTGAAGTCGCGCCTGGGCGCGTACGCGGTGCCGATGCAGGTGCCGATCGGCGCCGAAGAAGGCTTCGAAGGCGTGGTCGACCTGGTCAAGATGAAATCCATCATCTGGAACATGGAAGACAAAGGCGCCACGTTCACGTACGGCGAAATCCCGGCGAACCTCGTCGAGACGGCGACCGCTGCGCGCAACTTCATGATCGAAGCCGCCGCCGAAGCCAACGAAACGCTGATGGACAAGTACCTCAACGGCGGCGACCTCACCGAGGAAGAAATCATCGCGGGCATCCGCGAGCGCACGCTGAAGGTCGAGGTGATCCCGGTTTACTGCGGCACCGCGTTCAAGAACAAGGGCGTGCAGGCCATGCTCGACGCCGTCGTGCAGTTGCTGCCGTCGCCCGCCGACCGTCCGCCGGTCAAGGGCATCGACGAGGACGAAAAGGAAGACACCCGTCCGGCCACCGACACCGCGCCGTTCTCCGCGCTCGCGTTCAAGATCATGACCGATCCGTTCGTGGGCTCGCTGACGTTCTTCCGCGTCTATTCCGGCACGCTCAACTCCGGCGACCAGGTGTACAACCCGGTCAAGTCGAAGAAGGAGCGCATCGGCCGCATCCTGCAGATGCACGCCAACAACCGCGAAGAGATCAAGGAAGTGCGCGCCGGCGACATCGCCGCAGCCGTGGGCCTGAAGGACGTCACCACCGGCGACACGCTGTGCGCCGGCGACCACGTCATCACGCTCGAGCGCATGGTGTTCCCGGAGCCCGTCATCTCGATGGCGGTCGAGCCCAAGACCAAGTCGGACCAGGAAAAGATGGGTCTCGCCCTCGGCCGTTTGGCCCAGGAAGATCCTTCGTTCCGCGTGCGCACCGACGAGGAATCGGGCCAGACCATCATTGCCGGCATGGGCGAACTGCACCTGGACATCATCGTCGACCGCATGCGTCGCGAATTCAACGTGGAAGCGAACGTCGGCAAGCCGCAGGTGGCGTACCGCGAGACGATCCGCAAGTCGGACGTCAAGTCGGACTACAAGCACGCCAAGCAGTCGGGCGGTAAGGGCCAGTACGGCCACGTCGTGATCGAGCTGTCGCCGATGACCGCCGAAGACCGCGCCAATCCGGACGTCGAGAACGATTTCCTGTTCGTCAACGACATCACCGGCGGCGTGATCCCGAAGGAATTCATCCCGGCGGTCGAGAAGGGCCTGCGCGAAACCATCACCAGCGGTCCGCTCGCGGGCTTCCCGGTGGTGGGCATCAAGACCAAGCTCGTGTTCGGTTCGTACCACGACGTCGACTCGTCGGAAATGGCGTTCAAGCTCGCCGCGTCGATGGCCTTCAAGGAAGGCTTCCGCAAGGCCGATCCGGTCCTGCTGGAACCGATGATGAAGGTCGAAGTGGTGACGCCGGAAGAGTACGTCGGCGACGTGATGGGCGACCTGAGCCGCCGTCGCGGCCTGCTGCAGGGCCAGGACGATACGCCGTCGGGCAAGACCATCAACGCGATGGTGCCGCTGGGCGAAATGTTCGGCTATGCGACCACGATCCGCTCGCTGACGCAGGGCCGCGCCACGTTCACGATGGAATTCGACCATTACGCCGAAGCGCCGAACAACATCGCCGAAGCGGTCATCAAGAAAGGCTGA
- the tuf gene encoding elongation factor Tu, which produces MAKGKFERTKPHVNVGTIGHVDHGKTTLTAALTKIGAERFGGEFKAYDQIDAAPEEKARGITISTAHVEYESPNRHYAHVDCPGHADYVKNMITGAAQMDGAILVCSAADGPMPQTREHILLARQVGVPYIVVFLNKADMVDDAELLELVEMEVRELLSKYEFPGDDTPIIKGSALKALEGDQSDIGVPAILKLVEALDTYIPEPERAIDRPFLMPVEDVFSISGRGTVVTGRIERGIIKVGDEIEIVGIRPTQKTTVTGVEMFRKLLDQGQAGDNAGLLLRGTKRDEVERGQVLAKPGSITPHTDFEAEVYVLSKDEGGRHTPFFKGYRPQFYFRTTDITGAVTLPDGVEMVMPGDNIKMVVSLINPVAMDEGLRFAIREGGRTVGAGVVAKIVK; this is translated from the coding sequence ATGGCCAAGGGTAAATTCGAGCGCACCAAGCCCCACGTGAACGTGGGCACGATCGGACACGTGGATCACGGCAAGACGACGCTGACGGCGGCGCTGACCAAGATCGGCGCGGAGCGTTTCGGCGGCGAGTTCAAGGCGTACGACCAGATCGACGCGGCGCCCGAAGAGAAGGCGCGCGGGATCACGATCTCCACGGCGCACGTGGAATACGAAAGCCCGAACCGCCACTACGCGCACGTGGACTGCCCCGGCCACGCCGATTACGTGAAGAACATGATCACCGGTGCGGCGCAGATGGACGGCGCGATCCTGGTGTGCTCGGCCGCCGACGGCCCGATGCCGCAGACGCGCGAGCACATACTGCTGGCCCGCCAGGTGGGCGTGCCGTACATCGTGGTGTTCCTGAACAAGGCCGACATGGTGGACGACGCCGAGCTGCTGGAGCTGGTGGAGATGGAAGTGCGCGAACTTCTGTCCAAGTACGAATTCCCCGGCGACGACACCCCGATCATCAAGGGTTCGGCGCTCAAGGCGCTGGAAGGCGACCAGTCGGACATCGGCGTGCCGGCGATCCTGAAGCTGGTGGAAGCGCTGGACACCTACATCCCCGAGCCCGAGCGTGCGATCGACCGTCCGTTCCTGATGCCGGTGGAAGACGTGTTCTCGATCTCCGGCCGCGGCACGGTGGTGACCGGTCGTATCGAGCGCGGGATCATCAAGGTAGGCGACGAAATCGAGATCGTGGGCATCCGCCCGACCCAGAAGACCACGGTGACCGGCGTTGAGATGTTCCGCAAGCTGCTGGACCAGGGCCAGGCGGGCGACAACGCGGGCCTGCTGTTGCGCGGCACCAAGCGCGACGAAGTCGAGCGCGGCCAGGTGCTGGCCAAGCCGGGCAGCATCACCCCGCACACCGACTTCGAGGCCGAGGTGTACGTGCTGAGCAAGGACGAAGGCGGCCGTCACACGCCGTTCTTCAAGGGCTACCGCCCGCAGTTCTACTTCCGCACGACCGACATCACCGGCGCGGTGACGTTGCCGGACGGCGTGGAAATGGTGATGCCGGGCGACAACATCAAAATGGTGGTGAGCCTGATCAACCCGGTGGCGATGGACGAGGGCCTGCGCTTCGCGATCCGCGAAGGCGGCCGCACGGTCGGCGCCGGCGTGGTGGCCAAGATCGTTAAATAA
- the rpoC gene encoding DNA-directed RNA polymerase subunit beta', producing the protein MKDLLNLFNQQRQAPDFDAIKIALASPDLIRSWSYGEVKKPETINYRTFKPERDGLFCAAIFGPIKDYECLCGKYKRMKHRGVVCEKCGTEVTLAKVRRERMGHIDLASPVAHIWFLKSLPSRIGLMLDMTLRDIERILYFEAYVVTEPGLTPLEQGQLLNEEQFMQARQEHGDDFEAAMGAEAVFELLRTIDLQAEMVKLKEEIASTNSETKLKRLTKRIKLVEAFLESGNRPEWMVMTVLPVLPPDLRPLVPLDGGRFATSDLNDLYRRVINRNNRLRRLLELNAPDIIVRNEKRMLQESVDALMDNGRRGRAITGTNKRPLKSLADMIKGKQGRFRQNLLGKRVDYSGRSVIVVGPTLRLHECGLPKKMALELFKPFIFAKLQRRGLATTIKAAKKLVEREEAEVWDILEEVIREHPVLLNRAPTLHRLGIQAFEPVLIEGKAIQLHPLVCTAFNADFDGDQMAVHVPLSLEAQLEARALMMSSNNILSPANGEPIIVPSQDVVMGLYYMTRALENKAGEGMAFANIAEVKRAYDHRAVQLHAKVKVRIGETVIGEDGSRTEQVSIVETTVGRALLAEILPVGLPFALVNTELNKKAISRLINTCYRMLGLKETVVFADQLMYTGFAYATRAGVSIGIDDMIIPGEKKGILDEAEAEVLEIQQQYQSGLVTAGERYNKVVDIWSRTNERVAKAMMDAIGTEKVQNAKGETIDQKSMNSVYIMADSGARGSQAQIRQLAGMRGLMAKPDGSIIETPITANFREGLNVLQYFISTHGARKGLADTALKTANSGYLTRRLVDVAQDVVITEVDCGTHDGLTMAPIVEGGDVVEPLRDRVLGRIVAEDVYLPGNDADPIVTRNTLLDEVWVQKLEDAGVQSIKVRSTITCESAFGVCSLCYGRDLARGHTVNIGESVGVIAAQSIGEPGTQLTMRTFHIGGAASRAAAVDNVTVKTTGSIKFNNLKTVAHASGNLVAVSRSGELSVLDGHGRERERYKLPYGATITVKDGSALKAGQTVANWDPHNHPIVSEVAGFIRFYDFIDGVTVIEKTDELTGLASREITDPKRRGSQGKDLRPIVRIVDKNGKDLNIPGTDLPAQYLLPPRSIVNLQDGAAVGVGDVVAKIPQEASKTRDITGGLPRVADLFEARKPKDPAILAEISGIVSFGKDTKGKQRLIIKDPDGNDHEELIPKYRQIIVFEGEHVEKGETVVDGEPSPQDILRLLGVEPLAVYLTKEIQDVYRLQGVKINDKHIEVIVRQMLRKVEITDQGDTKFLHGEQAERLRVLEENVKAAARNELPAKYDPVLLGITKASLATESFISAASFQETTRVLTEAAVRGTRDGLRGLKENVIVGRLIPAGTGLAYHTQRRKNASGLTAAEMDALAGTDTPAETEVAETADSGEESSAS; encoded by the coding sequence ATGAAAGATCTATTGAACCTGTTCAACCAGCAGCGCCAGGCCCCGGACTTCGACGCGATCAAGATCGCGCTCGCTTCGCCGGATCTGATCCGTTCCTGGTCCTACGGCGAAGTTAAGAAGCCGGAAACCATCAACTACCGTACCTTCAAGCCCGAGCGCGACGGCCTGTTCTGCGCCGCGATCTTCGGTCCGATCAAGGACTACGAGTGCCTGTGCGGCAAGTACAAGCGCATGAAGCACCGCGGCGTGGTCTGCGAGAAGTGCGGTACCGAGGTCACGCTGGCCAAGGTGCGCCGTGAGCGGATGGGCCACATCGACCTGGCTTCGCCGGTCGCGCACATCTGGTTCCTCAAGTCGCTGCCGTCGCGCATCGGCTTGATGCTGGACATGACCCTGCGCGACATCGAGCGCATCCTGTACTTCGAAGCCTATGTCGTGACCGAGCCGGGCCTGACCCCGCTCGAGCAGGGCCAGCTGCTCAACGAAGAACAGTTCATGCAGGCGCGCCAGGAACACGGCGACGATTTCGAAGCCGCGATGGGCGCCGAAGCCGTATTCGAACTGCTGCGCACGATCGACCTGCAGGCCGAGATGGTGAAGTTGAAGGAAGAGATCGCCTCGACCAACAGCGAAACCAAGCTCAAGCGCCTCACCAAGCGAATCAAGCTGGTCGAAGCCTTCCTCGAGTCGGGCAATCGCCCCGAGTGGATGGTGATGACCGTGCTGCCGGTGCTGCCGCCGGATCTGCGTCCGCTGGTGCCGCTGGATGGCGGCCGCTTCGCGACTTCGGATCTGAACGATCTGTACCGCCGCGTGATCAACCGCAACAACCGCCTGCGCCGCCTGCTGGAACTCAATGCGCCCGACATCATCGTGCGCAACGAGAAGCGCATGCTTCAGGAATCGGTCGACGCATTGATGGACAACGGCCGCCGCGGCCGCGCCATCACCGGCACCAACAAGCGTCCGTTGAAGTCGCTCGCCGACATGATCAAGGGCAAGCAGGGCCGGTTCCGCCAGAACCTGCTGGGCAAGCGCGTCGACTACTCGGGCCGTTCGGTCATCGTGGTCGGCCCGACGCTGCGCCTGCACGAGTGCGGCCTGCCGAAGAAGATGGCGCTCGAGCTGTTCAAGCCCTTCATCTTCGCCAAGCTGCAGCGCCGTGGCCTCGCCACGACGATCAAGGCCGCCAAGAAGCTGGTCGAGCGCGAAGAAGCCGAAGTCTGGGACATCCTGGAAGAAGTGATCCGCGAGCATCCGGTGCTGTTGAACCGCGCGCCGACGCTGCACCGTCTCGGCATCCAGGCGTTCGAGCCGGTGCTGATCGAAGGCAAGGCGATCCAGCTGCATCCGCTGGTCTGCACCGCGTTCAACGCCGACTTCGACGGCGACCAGATGGCCGTGCACGTCCCGCTGAGCCTCGAGGCCCAGCTGGAAGCGCGCGCGCTGATGATGTCGTCCAACAACATCCTGTCGCCGGCCAACGGCGAGCCGATCATCGTGCCGTCGCAGGACGTCGTGATGGGCTTGTATTACATGACCCGCGCGCTGGAGAACAAGGCGGGCGAGGGCATGGCGTTCGCCAACATCGCCGAAGTCAAGCGCGCCTACGACCACCGTGCCGTGCAACTGCACGCCAAGGTCAAGGTGCGCATCGGCGAGACCGTGATCGGCGAGGACGGCAGCCGCACCGAGCAGGTCTCGATCGTCGAAACCACCGTGGGTCGCGCACTGCTGGCCGAGATCCTGCCGGTAGGCCTGCCGTTCGCGCTGGTCAATACGGAGTTGAACAAGAAGGCGATCAGCCGCTTGATCAACACCTGCTACCGCATGCTCGGCCTGAAGGAAACGGTCGTGTTCGCCGACCAGCTGATGTACACCGGCTTCGCCTATGCAACGCGCGCCGGCGTGTCGATCGGCATCGACGACATGATCATCCCGGGCGAGAAGAAGGGCATCCTGGACGAGGCCGAGGCCGAAGTGCTGGAAATCCAGCAGCAGTACCAGAGCGGCTTGGTCACCGCGGGCGAGCGCTACAACAAGGTCGTCGACATCTGGTCGCGCACCAACGAGCGCGTGGCCAAGGCGATGATGGATGCGATCGGCACCGAGAAGGTGCAGAACGCGAAGGGCGAGACCATCGACCAGAAGTCGATGAACTCGGTCTATATCATGGCCGACTCCGGCGCGCGTGGTAGCCAGGCGCAGATCCGCCAGCTGGCCGGTATGCGCGGCCTGATGGCCAAGCCGGACGGCTCGATCATCGAGACGCCGATCACCGCGAACTTCCGCGAAGGCCTGAACGTCCTGCAGTACTTCATCTCGACCCACGGCGCTCGTAAGGGCCTCGCGGACACCGCCTTGAAGACCGCGAACTCCGGTTACCTGACCCGTCGCCTGGTCGACGTGGCCCAGGACGTGGTGATCACCGAAGTCGACTGCGGCACGCACGACGGCCTGACCATGGCTCCGATCGTGGAAGGCGGCGACGTGGTCGAACCGCTGCGCGACCGCGTGCTCGGCCGCATCGTGGCCGAGGACGTCTACCTGCCCGGCAACGACGCCGATCCGATCGTCACCCGCAACACGCTGCTGGACGAAGTCTGGGTGCAGAAGCTGGAAGACGCCGGCGTGCAGTCGATCAAGGTGCGTTCGACCATCACCTGCGAATCCGCGTTCGGCGTCTGCTCGCTGTGCTACGGCCGCGACCTGGCCCGTGGCCATACGGTCAACATCGGCGAGTCCGTCGGCGTGATCGCGGCGCAGTCGATCGGCGAACCCGGCACGCAGCTGACGATGCGTACCTTCCACATCGGCGGCGCGGCTTCGCGTGCGGCGGCGGTGGACAACGTCACCGTCAAGACCACCGGCTCGATCAAGTTCAACAACTTGAAGACCGTGGCGCATGCCAGCGGCAACCTGGTCGCGGTGTCGCGTTCGGGCGAACTGTCGGTGCTCGACGGCCATGGCCGCGAGCGCGAACGCTACAAGCTGCCGTACGGCGCGACCATCACCGTGAAGGATGGATCCGCGCTCAAGGCCGGCCAGACCGTCGCTAACTGGGATCCGCATAACCACCCGATCGTGTCGGAAGTGGCCGGCTTCATCCGCTTCTACGACTTCATCGACGGCGTCACCGTCATCGAGAAGACCGACGAGCTGACCGGCCTGGCCTCGCGCGAAATCACCGACCCCAAGCGCCGCGGCTCGCAGGGCAAGGATCTGCGTCCGATCGTGCGCATCGTCGACAAGAACGGCAAGGACCTGAACATCCCCGGCACCGACTTGCCGGCGCAGTACCTGCTGCCGCCGCGTTCGATCGTCAACCTGCAGGACGGCGCCGCGGTCGGCGTCGGCGACGTGGTCGCCAAGATCCCGCAGGAAGCCTCCAAGACCCGCGACATCACCGGCGGTCTGCCGCGCGTGGCCGATCTGTTCGAAGCGCGCAAGCCGAAGGACCCGGCGATCCTCGCCGAGATCTCGGGCATCGTTTCGTTCGGTAAGGACACGAAGGGCAAGCAGCGCCTGATCATCAAGGACCCGGACGGCAACGATCACGAAGAGCTGATTCCCAAGTACCGCCAGATCATCGTGTTCGAAGGCGAGCACGTGGAGAAGGGCGAGACCGTGGTGGACGGCGAACCGAGCCCGCAGGACATCCTGCGCCTGCTCGGCGTGGAGCCGCTGGCCGTGTACTTGACCAAGGAAATCCAGGACGTCTATCGCCTGCAAGGCGTGAAGATCAACGATAAGCACATCGAAGTGATCGTCCGTCAGATGCTGCGCAAGGTCGAAATCACCGACCAGGGCGACACCAAGTTCCTGCATGGCGAGCAGGCCGAGCGCCTGCGCGTGCTGGAGGAGAACGTGAAGGCCGCTGCGCGCAACGAGCTGCCGGCCAAGTACGACCCGGTGTTGCTGGGCATCACCAAGGCCTCGCTGGCCACCGAGTCGTTCATTTCGGCGGCTTCGTTCCAGGAGACCACCCGCGTCTTGACCGAGGCGGCCGTCCGCGGCACCCGCGACGGGCTGCGCGGCCTCAAGGAGAACGTGATCGTCGGCCGCCTGATCCCGGCCGGTACTGGCCTGGCCTACCACACTCAGCGCCGCAAGAACGCTTCCGGGCTGACCGCGGCCGAGATGGATGCTCTGGCCGGCACGGACACCCCGGCCGAGACCGAGGTCGCCGAGACGGCGGATTCGGGCGAGGAGTCCAGCGCCAGCTAA
- the rpsG gene encoding 30S ribosomal protein S7, with product MSRKGSAPQRNILPDPKHGSETIARFINMVMQSGKKSVAEKIVYGAMDVIGEKNANALELVEKALGNISPSVEVKSRRVGGATYQVPVEVRASRRMALAMRWLIESARKRGENTMPRKLAAELIDASENRGGAIKKREETHRMAEANKAFAHYRW from the coding sequence ATGTCCCGCAAAGGTTCCGCCCCCCAACGCAATATCCTGCCCGACCCGAAGCACGGGAGCGAGACGATCGCCCGCTTCATCAACATGGTCATGCAGAGCGGCAAGAAGTCGGTCGCCGAGAAGATCGTGTACGGCGCCATGGACGTGATCGGCGAGAAGAACGCCAACGCCCTGGAGTTGGTCGAGAAGGCGCTGGGCAACATCTCGCCGTCGGTCGAGGTGAAGTCCCGCCGCGTCGGCGGCGCCACCTACCAGGTGCCGGTCGAAGTGCGCGCCTCGCGCCGCATGGCGCTGGCCATGCGCTGGCTGATCGAATCGGCCCGCAAGCGCGGCGAGAACACCATGCCGCGCAAGCTGGCGGCCGAGTTGATCGACGCCTCGGAAAACCGCGGCGGCGCCATCAAGAAGCGCGAAGAAACCCACCGTATGGCGGAAGCCAACAAGGCGTTCGCGCACTACCGCTGGTGA
- the rplC gene encoding 50S ribosomal protein L3, translated as MTAKKYSLGIVGRKAGMSRIFTEDGKSVPVTLIEATPNRITQIKTTETDGYSAVQVAVGVKRAALINKPEAGHLAKAKVEAGRGLWELRVADDKIADFAVGGEIKADIFEVGQIVDVEGVTKGKGFQGTIKRWNFKMGDATHGNSLSHRSPGSIGQRQTPGRVFPGKKMSGHMGAVRQSTQNLEVVRVDAERGLIAIKGAVPGAPGGDVIVRPTSKA; from the coding sequence ATGACCGCGAAGAAATATTCGTTGGGCATCGTCGGCCGTAAGGCCGGCATGAGCCGCATCTTCACCGAAGACGGCAAGTCCGTGCCGGTGACGTTGATCGAGGCTACCCCGAACCGCATCACCCAGATCAAGACCACCGAGACCGACGGCTACAGCGCCGTGCAGGTCGCCGTGGGCGTCAAGCGCGCCGCGCTCATCAACAAGCCCGAAGCGGGTCACCTGGCCAAGGCCAAGGTCGAAGCCGGTCGCGGCCTGTGGGAGCTGCGCGTGGCCGACGACAAGATCGCCGACTTCGCCGTCGGCGGCGAGATCAAGGCCGACATCTTCGAAGTCGGCCAGATCGTCGACGTCGAAGGCGTCACCAAGGGCAAGGGCTTCCAGGGCACGATCAAGCGCTGGAACTTCAAGATGGGCGATGCGACGCACGGTAACTCGTTGTCGCACCGTTCGCCGGGTTCGATCGGTCAGCGCCAGACGCCAGGCCGCGTTTTCCCGGGCAAGAAGATGTCCGGCCACATGGGCGCCGTGCGCCAGAGCACGCAGAACCTCGAAGTGGTCCGGGTCGACGCCGAGCGCGGCCTGATCGCGATCAAGGGCGCAGTGCCGGGTGCGCCGGGCGGCGACGTGATCGTCCGTCCGACGAGCAAGGCATAA
- the rpsL gene encoding 30S ribosomal protein S12 translates to MATINQLVRKPRSPETYKSASPALANCPQRRGVCTRVYTTTPKKPNSALRKVAKVRLTNGYEVISYIGGEGHNLQEHSVVLIRGGRVKDLPGVRYHTVRGSLDAAGVAKRRQARSKYGAKRPKS, encoded by the coding sequence ATGGCAACGATCAACCAGCTGGTGCGGAAGCCGCGCAGCCCCGAAACCTACAAGAGCGCGTCGCCTGCATTGGCCAACTGCCCGCAGCGTCGCGGCGTCTGCACGCGCGTCTACACCACGACCCCGAAGAAGCCGAACTCGGCGCTGCGCAAGGTCGCGAAGGTGCGCCTGACCAACGGCTACGAGGTGATCTCGTACATCGGCGGCGAAGGCCACAACCTGCAGGAACACAGCGTGGTGCTGATCCGCGGCGGCCGCGTCAAGGACCTGCCGGGCGTGCGCTACCACACCGTGCGCGGCTCGCTGGACGCCGCCGGCGTCGCCAAGCGTCGCCAGGCCCGTTCCAAGTACGGCGCCAAGCGTCCCAAGAGTTGA